In the Candidatus Zixiibacteriota bacterium genome, ACCCGCAGGATGGCGTTGCCGACCTGCGGGCCGTTGCCGTGAGTAATGACAAGATTATAGCCGCGCCGGATCAGTTCAATAACACCGTGCAAAGAATTGCGGGTGTTGGCGAACTGATTGGCGATCGTATCTTCGACTTCTTTGCGCGTGATGGCATTGCCACCCAGCGCAACAACGGCGCTCTTGCTCATCGCTTACTTCTTGCGCCCCTTCTTCATTTTGGAGACGAAGTCGCTAAGGATGTCGTAGAGCGTCGGGGAGCCGATTTCCTGCAGGTCGTAGCCGACGCGGGTCGACGGCTGTTTGATCTTGCAGACGCGGCGCAAATCGATTGGCGTGCCGATAATGACGCCGTCGCACTTGGTGGCGGCGATGGTGGCTTCCAGGTCTTTGACCTGCTTGCCGCCGTAGCCCATCGCCGGAAGCACGGTGCCGATATTGGGATACTTCTCAAACGTTTCGAGCAGCGTGCCTTTCAAGTATGGCCGCGGATCGACGATTTCGGCGGCGCCGAATTTATGGGCGGCGACGGTGCCGGCGCCGAACTGCATTTCGCCGTGCGTGGCGGTGGGGCCGTCTTCGATGACGAGGACGCGCTTGCCGCGAATGACGGAGGCGTCTTCCACGGAGATCGGCGAGGCGGCATCGACGATGATGGCTTCCGGGTTGTACTGGCGGATATTGCCGCGGACGTATTCGATATATTCGCCGTCGGCGGTGTCGATCTTGTTGATGACGACGACATCGGCCCAGCGCAGGTTGCTTTCGCCGGGATGGTACTGGATTTCGTGGCCGGGCCGATGCGGGTCGGCGACGGTGATCCAGAGGTTGGGCTGATAGAACGGCATATCGTTATTGCCGCCGTCCCAGACGACGACGTCAGCTTCCTTCTCGGCCTGGCGCAGGATCATTTCGTAATCGACGCCGGCATAGATGACCTGGCCGCGGGCGATATGCGGCTCGTATTCTTCCATTTCCTCGATCGTGCAGTTGTGGAGTTCGAGGTCTTTGAGCGAAGCGAAGCGCTGGCAGGCCTGTTTGGCCAAATCGCCGTAAGGCATGGGATGGCGCACAGCGACGACTTTCATGCCGAGTTCCTTGAGGTCTTCGCAGACCTTGCGGGTGGTCTGGCTCTTGCCGGCGCCGGTGCGCACGGCGGCGATGGCGACGACCGGTTTGGAGGACTTGAGCATGGTGGCCTTACCGCCGAGCATGCTGAAATTCGCGCCGGCCGCGAGCACCATTGAGGCTTTGTGCATAACGTATTCGTGCGAGACGTCGGAATAGGAGAAGATGACCTCGTCGATGTCCTTCTCGGAGATCAAATCCAGCAGATCGACTTCGGAATAGATCGGGATGCCCTTCGGGTAGAGTTTACCCGCGAGCGAAGCCGGGTACTTGCGGTCGTCGATATCGGGGATCTGCGTCGCGGTGAAGCAGACGACCTCGACCGAGGGGTCGTTGCGATAGTAGGTGTTGAAGTTGTGAAAATCACGCCCGGCCGCCCCCATGATCAGAATCCGTTTTCTCGCCATAAAATCTATCTCCTGCAAATTACGCGTTCTTCATCGTTACAGTGATTTTTAGAAAGACCTATCGTGGCGGGCGATTCACACGGCGGACGCCAGCCAGATGATGAAGAGGAAATACGACATCACCCGTTGGCGCGGGCAGTGAGGGCGGTTGTGATGGGTCTGACTCATAGCGATCTTCAGTAACCGCCGGGTACCGGCTGATCGGCACCCGACGGTGATTCCATCCTATTTCAAGCGTCGATTTGCGCGCGCTGGAGCGTGCCGGAGAAGTCGACGTAGATTGATTTCCACTCGGAGAAGACATCCAACGCCTGATGGCCGGCTTCGCGATGACCATTACCGGTCGCCTTGGTGCCGCCGAACGGCAGGTGGACTTCCGCGCCGATGGTCGGGCTGTTGACGTAGAATATGCCGGTATAGACATCGCGCATGGCGACGAAGGCCTCGTTGATATCCTGCGTATAGATCGAGGCGGAGAGGCCATAGAGCGAGTCGTTGGCCATCTCGATGGCGTTCTCGAGGGAATCGCACATAGCGACGGAGACGACGGGTCCGAAGATCTCTTCGCGCCAGATCGTCATTTTCTGGGTGATGTCGGCGAAGACGGTGGGCATCAGGAAGAAGCCCTTGTCGTAGGCGCCGCCGGTGAGGCGCTCGCCGCCGTACAGCAGCTTGCCGCCGTCCTTCTTGCCGATTTCGATATAGCGCAGGTCGTTCTCGAGCTGGCTCTGGTTGACTGCCGGACCCATGTCGACGTTCGGGTCGAGGCCGTTGCCGACACGCAGTTTCTTGACGCGTTCGACGAATTTGTCGAGGAACGGCTTATAGACGTCCTTGTGAACGATGATGCGCGAGGTAGCGGTACAGCGCTGGCCGGTCGTGCCGAACGCGCCCCAGAGGGCGCCATCGACCGCCAGTTCGAGTTTGGCGGAGGGCATAACCATCATGGCGTTCTTGCCGCCCATTTCCAGCGAGCAATGTTTGAAGTCGGGGGCACAGGCTTTGGAAACGACTTGACCGATCTCAGAGGAGCCGGTGAAGGAAACGACCTTGATCGCCGGGTGATGCATGAGCGGATCGCCGACGCCGGAACCGGTGCCGGTGACCATATTAACGACACCCTTGGGCATGCCGGCCTCTTCCATGGTCTTGATGAAGTTCACGACCGAAAGCGGCGTGTCGGTGGCGGGCTTGATCACCACGGTGTTGCCGCAGACGAGCGCCGGGATCATCTTCCAGGATGGAATGGCCATCGGGAAATTCCAAGGAGTGATCATGGCGCAGACGCCGAGCGGCTGGCGGATCGACATCTGGAACTTATTGCGCAGTTCCGAGGGCGTGGTCTGGCCGTGGAGACGGCGGCCTTCGCCGGCGGTGAAGTAGGAGATATCGATGGCTTCCTGCACGTCGCCGCGAGTCTCGTTGAGTACCTTGCCCATTTCGCGGGTCATGTCGTTTGCGAATTTCTCTTTGCGTTCGACGAGCAGTTGGGCGACGCGATAGAGGATTTCGGCCCGTTTCGGCGCGGGGACGAGCCGCCATTTTTTGTAGGCCTCCTGAGCGGCCTGGACAGCGGTTTCGACGTCGTTCTTGTCGGATTTCTGGAAAACACCGACGATTTCATCCGTATTTGCCGGGTTACGGTTTTCGAAGGTTTGACCGGTTTTCGACGCTACCCATTCCCCGTTTATGTAGTTCTTATAGACTTCAGGCATTCCATCCTCCCAAGAGATAGCTAACAACATCGGGCAATTTAGTGAATTTTTTCACTTCGCCCGACCCGTAGAATGTTGAAAAATATAGCGACTAAGATACCTATGTCAAACGGTTTTGTTGCTAATCATGGGAATCATGCAGTTCGTTCTCCCTGATTCTGGAGGGCGCCTCCATCCAACTTTCGTCGTATTGGCTATCGAGGTTGGCACCCCCTTCATTCTACCGGAGGGGCACAGTCGCACCGTGTAGCGGCGGGTGCTGATTAAGTCGTTTTTTTAGTAGTGGAGTGATTCCTGTGGTGGGTGAACACAAGATATTATCAGTTAATGATTTATGGTGGCAGGCGGGGCGTTGAAAGAGGTGTCGAAGACCACCCTCGCCCCCTTTGCTAAGGGGGAATCCGCAGTGGCGAGTGCGGTGGGTAATAGAGGGATTTGAGTGTGCCCGAAGCCCATCGCAATCCCTCGTTCCTCGAAACGCTTCGCAGACGGTGGGGTACCGGACCACCACTTGCGGTGGGACACCGGGAGGTCTGACACTCGGGGGGAGGAGATATTCGAGCTTAGTCGCCGGCCAGTTCGGGCGGTTGATTGGATTTGTGAAACGGCTTGATCTTGAGGCGGGAACGATCGATTCCAAGGGGTAAGCCTTGCGGGAACCGGGCGTATTTGGCCAGAGCGAGCCATTCCGATGGAACGGCATATTCATGCGCGGTTTTGGATTGGGAACCGGCAGCAATTGACCCGGAGATGATCCAGAGAGGAGCAGAAATGATCAAC is a window encoding:
- a CDS encoding GTPase is translated as MARKRILIMGAAGRDFHNFNTYYRNDPSVEVVCFTATQIPDIDDRKYPASLAGKLYPKGIPIYSEVDLLDLISEKDIDEVIFSYSDVSHEYVMHKASMVLAAGANFSMLGGKATMLKSSKPVVAIAAVRTGAGKSQTTRKVCEDLKELGMKVVAVRHPMPYGDLAKQACQRFASLKDLELHNCTIEEMEEYEPHIARGQVIYAGVDYEMILRQAEKEADVVVWDGGNNDMPFYQPNLWITVADPHRPGHEIQYHPGESNLRWADVVVINKIDTADGEYIEYVRGNIRQYNPEAIIVDAASPISVEDASVIRGKRVLVIEDGPTATHGEMQFGAGTVAAHKFGAAEIVDPRPYLKGTLLETFEKYPNIGTVLPAMGYGGKQVKDLEATIAATKCDGVIIGTPIDLRRVCKIKQPSTRVGYDLQEIGSPTLYDILSDFVSKMKKGRKK
- a CDS encoding aldehyde dehydrogenase family protein, which gives rise to MPEVYKNYINGEWVASKTGQTFENRNPANTDEIVGVFQKSDKNDVETAVQAAQEAYKKWRLVPAPKRAEILYRVAQLLVERKEKFANDMTREMGKVLNETRGDVQEAIDISYFTAGEGRRLHGQTTPSELRNKFQMSIRQPLGVCAMITPWNFPMAIPSWKMIPALVCGNTVVIKPATDTPLSVVNFIKTMEEAGMPKGVVNMVTGTGSGVGDPLMHHPAIKVVSFTGSSEIGQVVSKACAPDFKHCSLEMGGKNAMMVMPSAKLELAVDGALWGAFGTTGQRCTATSRIIVHKDVYKPFLDKFVERVKKLRVGNGLDPNVDMGPAVNQSQLENDLRYIEIGKKDGGKLLYGGERLTGGAYDKGFFLMPTVFADITQKMTIWREEIFGPVVSVAMCDSLENAIEMANDSLYGLSASIYTQDINEAFVAMRDVYTGIFYVNSPTIGAEVHLPFGGTKATGNGHREAGHQALDVFSEWKSIYVDFSGTLQRAQIDA